One region of Cryptococcus deuterogattii R265 chromosome 14, complete sequence genomic DNA includes:
- a CDS encoding histone H2A.Z, with protein MSSKVGGGKGGKSKTSSETKVLTTRSSKAGLQFPVGRIHRFLRNKNANNVRIGAKAAVYVASIMEYLTAEVLELAGNAAKDLRVKRITPRHLQLAIRGDEELDLLIRATIAGGGVLPHIHKSLVAKNAPLKKPKALNV; from the exons ATGTCTTCTAAAGTTGGTGGCGGTAAAGGTGGAAAATCCAAGACTTCCTCAGAAACTAAGGTTTTGACCACTAGATCATCCAAAGCTGGGCTTCAA TTCCCTGTGGGTCGTATCCACCG ATTCTTGAGAAACAAGAACGCCAACAATGTTCGTATTGGCGCTAAGGCAGCTGTTTATGTGGCATCCATCATGGAGTATCTGACTGCCGAggttcttgagcttgcgG GCAACGCTGCCAAAGACCTCCGCGTAAAACGTATCACTCCTCGACACCTGCAACTTGCTATCCGTGGAGACGAAGAGCTTGATCTGCTTATTCGAGCTACTATCGCAGGTGGTGGTGTTCTGCCTCACATTCATAAA TCTCTTGTCGCGAAGAATGCTCCCCTCAAGAAGCCAAAGGCTCTCAACGTTTAG